In a genomic window of Poecilia reticulata strain Guanapo linkage group LG22, Guppy_female_1.0+MT, whole genome shotgun sequence:
- the gchfr gene encoding GTP cyclohydrolase 1 feedback regulatory protein — MPYMLISTQIRLESGPTNVGDEFSDPAVMSYLGARKTTMLGNNFSEYHVDDPPRLVLDKLEKIGFRVLSMTGVGQTLVWCLHKETD; from the exons ATGCCTTACATGCTCATCAGCACGCAGATCCGACTG GAGTCTGGTCCAACGAATGTAGGAGACGAATTTTCTGATCCAGCTGTCATGAGTTACCTGGGGGCGAGAAAAACAACCATGCTGGGAAACAATTT TTCTGAATACCATGTGGACGACCCGCCTCGCCTGGTGCTGGACAAGCTGGAGAAGATTGGCTTCCGTGTCCTGTCGATGACGGGAGTGGGACAGACGCTGGTGTGGTGTCTCCACAAAGAGACGGACTGA
- the LOC103458539 gene encoding cdc42 effector protein 3: MPLKTSLYRNPSSSRWSSRNSKRRDVLSVEMISLPLGDFRHVSHIGSDGQDDSFGDLSFLKTGHGLLRQSSKSEQNLFLSCKPPPKPPRLNLDGTEGMQSPEWSVDQKRKKCNSLPLLDSEEEDKCENEEVDETRNDFASNQTCRPGRGSVGSDRDQVFTGSCEHIDEFKDEDSGFSFSLDLGPSILEDVLRVMDKLHN; this comes from the coding sequence ATGCCACTTAAAACGTCGCTGTACAGAAATCCATCCTCCAGTCGCTGGTCCAGCAGGAACTCAAAGAGGAGAGATGTGCTATCTGTCGAAATGATCAGTCTACCCCTGGGTGATTTCCGGCACGTCTCTCACATTGGGAGCGACGGCCAAGACGACAGTTTTGGAGATTTATCCTTCCTCAAAACGGGTCACGGCCTGCTCCGACAAAGTTCCAAGAGCGAACAGAACCTCTTCCTGAGCTGCAAGCCACCACCAAAGCCCCCGCGTCTGAACCTAGATGGAACGGAGGGAATGCAGAGCCCCGAGTGGTCTGTGGACCAGAAGAGAAAGAAGTGCAACTCTTTGCCTCTTCTGGACAGTGAGGAAGAAGATAAGTGCGAAAACGAGGAAGTGGATGAAACGAGGAATGACTTTGCTTCTAATCAGACTTGCCGGCCCGGACGTGGCAGCGTGGGTTCTGATAGAGATCAAGTGTTCACAGGGAGTTGTGAACACATTGATGAATTTAAGGATGAGGACAGTGGCTTTTCATTCAGCCTGGACCTGGGCCCTTCAATCCTGGAGGATGTTCTCCGGGTGATGGACAAACTGCACAACTGA